AATCATGGGTCACCCCAAAGGCATATCTACTATCCGTATAGATAGTAACGGACTTTCCCTTTGCGAGTTTACATGCCTCCGTGAGGGCCACAAGCTCTGCAGCCTGCGCTGACAAATGTCTGGGGAGTGATTCTGCTTTTACTGTGTCATGTAGCGTAACTATAGCATATCCCACCCGGTTTTGGCCAGTCTCCTGGTCCCTGAATGCAGATCCATCCACAAACAGTTCCAGGTCGGGACTTTGTAGCGGAATGTCCTGCAGGTCAGGTCTTGGACTGCAAAGCTCATTAGTCAGGGCAACACAATCGTGTGGTTCCCCATCATCTGCAGTGGGGAGGAGAGTGGCAGGGTTAAGTACGGTGCACCTTTTAACTGACGTTTGGCATTTCCAATAGCACCGTATTATACCTTAGCCATCtggctgcggcacggtagcacagtggttagcactgctgcttcacagctccagggtcccaggttcgattcccggctcgggtcactgtgtggagtttgcacattctcctcgtgtctgcgtgggtttcctccgggtgctccggtttcctcccacagtccaaagatgtgcgggttaggttgattggccaggttaaaaaatgccccttagagtcctgggatgcgtagattagagggattagcgggtaaatatgtgggggtagggcctgggtgggattgtggtcggtgcagactcgatgggccgaatggcctccttctgcactgtagggtttctatgatttctatgtgagcTGTTTTTTGTTCTAAGAGGAGAAGTGAGACCGCATGTGGTACAAGCAGTGTTAAGTCACTGTAACCCACAATATCTCTAGAAGCGTTTACTGCTTTCTCAGCCGccgcaactgccctcaggcaggtGGGCAGCCCCGCCGCTACTGGATCTAGTTTAGCGGAGAAATACGCCACCGGTCTGAGCCTTCCCCCATGCTCTTGCAACAGCACCGATGTCATGCAACCTCTTTTTTCATCCACTGCTTcaaatctctaaatgcctgctcTGCTTCAGGGGTCCAGCTAAGTACACCATGAGCCTGTAAGCCCTTTCCATGGGCTATGCCACTCAGAACGGCATAATTGGAGACAAAGGTTCGACAATATGAGCACATGCCCAGAAAGGACAACAATTGTTTTTTCGTCTTTGGCTTTGGGATTTCCTGGATCGCTTTTACTCTACTTTGCTCTAGAGCTTTACCCTGTCCTGATATCAGATGCCCTAGAAACTTTACTTGTTCTTGTACAAATTGTAACTTGGAGAGACTCGCTTTGTGTCCTTCTCTAGCTAGGTGACACAACAGTGTCACTGTGTCCCTTTCACATTGTTCCTTGGTGGGAGCCGCAATCAGGCAGTCATCCACATATTGCAGGAGAGCTGTCCCAGAGGACAAGACCAGCAGTTCTAAACTCCTTTTCAGTACCTCATTATAGATCGTGGGGGACTCACAATACCCCTGGCACAGCCTGGTGAATGTATAGGACTTTCCTTTAAACGAAAAAGCAAaccagtactgaccatctgggtGGACAGGTATACTAAAAAATGCATTCGCAAGGTCTACTACCGAGAACCATGTGCTCTCAGGTGGAATCTGCGCTAAAATGGTATACGGATTCGGAACATTAGGGGCTCTAGGCACAACTGCACCGTTGACTGCTTGCAAATCTTGCACAAATCGCCACTCCTCAGGTTCCCCTGGAAGTGTTGCCTTGCGCACAGGGAAAATTGGCGTACGCACCGGTGAATTTTCACAGGGGACTATGACCCCTGTTTTCAACAATGAATTGAATACCGGAGTGATTCCCTCCACCGCTTCCGGTTTCAATGGATACTGTGTCTTGCATGGCCTATAATCAGATTTTGGGGTCATTCTTATAGGTTCACAATTTCGCACTAGACCTACATCATGCTTTCCCATCGCCCAAAGCTCCCCGGGAACCGTCTGTAACCGTGGATCATCGGCAGTCATTTGCACAAAACACTGATTTGTTTCCTTATGTTTCGTCCCTGAGACAGGGATTATTTCCACTACTCTCTCCGTTTGGGATAACCAATTAAGACTTTTTCTATATGTTTGTATTCTGGCACTGAACCATACTGCTGTATCCGAAGTCAGCACCCAGTCACTAGTTTTAAGATTCCTGAGGATCCACGGTCCCAAACCCCTCCCCGGTTCGCCACGTCCTTTCGCCAGTGATACATGGGGATATGACCCTTCTATCGTAAAGGGGTGTGGTGCTCCCGATCTCAGGCTTATTCTTGACAAGCCCACACTGGCTGCACACCTATGTTCATCCCAATACAGCTCCTGCAACAATAGCATCTCAGACCTCTGCAACTTTCTAAACCATTCACTTTCATACCAGTTATCTGGTCCCCCAAAATGAATGTGTGCTGTGCAATGCAAATTTTCTTCTGACTTAAAGTCAGTGTTAGTAGGGTTAACGCATGCGTGTGCTTCCCCCATGAGCACTCGGTTCACTGAACTCACAGCAGTTGGAGTCAATCTCCATTCATAAACATATATCAGAGGTCTGGCGTCAAATTTAACTCCTTGGAATCCGTCCTCCTCCCCTTCTGTCACTCGCAATCCTTCTGGGGTACTAATTAAGTTAAGCCTCAACCTCCCTATTAAATCTCGTCCCATGAGATTTATCGGACAAAATCTGGAGAGTAAAAACGCAAACTTAAAGTGTTCTCCACCGTCGGTTTCGCATTCTAAAGGTGCTGTGAACTGCTCTTTCACTATGACGCCAGATGCTCCTCTGGAGTTCAGATACCTCCCGCTCATTTTAACTGTTGTTTTTAGCTGACCGACCTGTATTACAGAGTTCCCTGCACCGGAGTCGACTAAAAACGTAAGGCTCTCTCCCTCAACAGTCAATGCATACTCTGGCATTCGTTTATAAAATTCCTCCCTATACCTAACGAATGTATCTTGTCATTCAGGCCCACACGCCACGTCCCGTTCAGCCCGCGTAATTTGTTCGAGTAGGTTAGTATGAATAATTAGCTTAAGCGATTCTTCATTGCAAAGCATCAAAGTTTTGGACTCACCCTCTCCTTCAGGCATACCCCTCTCGTCCGCTCCTTCTCCTCCTAGTCAGTCAGCTCCATCAGCTTCCTTACCATTATCTCGTGGCCCTTTCTTTTCCTTTGTTGGGCAATCTCTTGCCCAGTGGTCTTTACTTCCACATGTGAAGCACCCATCGTTTCTTCCTCGTCCTCGGCCTCCTCTTCCTCTTGCCCGTCCTCTACCTCTTCCTCTTGCCCGTCCTCTACCTCTTCCTCTTTCTGAAGTCTGTGACACCATTTGCATCATAGTTAACTGTGCCTGTTGAGTTTGGTCCTCCCTCTTTTTGTTCCGTTTTGCCTTTTCTTGCACTAACAACTTCTCAGCATGTATGGCATGTTGTTCAATCAAATTAAGTTTTCCTGTATCCCATTTGATGCATGTGTTTCTCACAATCTTAGCAATGTCCTCATGCAGTGCATTCATAAAACTGTTCCGCAGGTGTGCCTCGTACGGGGTTACCTCAGCTGCATTCATGTCAGCTGGTGCTGTAAGTCCGCTGTGAGCAttgtggatctctgtgagtcggGTCAGATACTGGGACATAGTTTCTCCATCACGCTGCTTACACATGGCAATCTTTGTCATGTCCATTCTTACCGGAAAAGCAGTCTGGCAGGCATCCACCAGCCCCGTGACAAAAGTATTATAAGGCACGTTGTCATCATGGTCTTGCTGGACCTGGCGGGCTTGTACATTTTCATTCAGCCTGTTGTATCTAATCTTAGAGATGTCGGCTCCTAACTTTCTGCCCAGTAGGCGACGCATTTCTTGTGAGGCGGGGCGAAACTCAAGACAGAACCTGCGTACTTCTTCTGCAAATTTTTGGCCCCCCGTTTCTCGGGGATCTGGCAGTTGTTCATAGGCACATCCAATGTCCTTCATCGTCCATGGTCGGTGAACGAGTACGGGCGCCCCGTTGGGACCTGCCACTTCCACCATTGGGGCTGTAAGAACACTATCCAggacttcatctttttcttcttcaTCCTCTGACGATTTCAGGGCATTCGGAGGAGCGACCTTAGATCCCTCAGCCACCTTACTTCGGGTATGATGGGACACTGGGGAGTCAATGTCTGGGTAGAGTCGGATCCCATGCGCTGTCGAAGCGGAGGGCAGTGCGGGCGGCGGTTCACTGTATGGCGGTGGACCCGTCCTTCCTTGCGGCGATTGCGGGGCCGGACCCACTTGGACCCCTTGTCCCTGAGGAGGAGCCattggatgtgggggggggggggggggcagccatcCAGGTCGGGATCATCCTTAATGGGGTATCCTGAAACAGACTTATGACACTGGAGATTATTAAGTTCCCGCGCAGTCTCTCTGGGTTTCGGTCGTGACCATCTATCACATAGTTCTGCCTCAGTCTTCCACATATTAAATGCCACCCAATCTATTTTTACCTTTTTCTTCTTCCCTTTTttctcactttctttctccttctGCTCCAGTCTGGCCCTTAACAATTCTAATCGCCTGACACTAAAACTCCCCCCTTTCGGGAAAACCACACTCCTTCACCCACATTTCTACCTGGCGTACGGAATCTTGTCCATAATTGACCGCCATGTATCGCTCGTTCGGGCTATTTAAAATTATTGTATTCACAGACCCCTTGCCGTTGCTGTTACCCATGACCAGTCTCTTATTAGTAACCGTGGCACAATCTTACAGTGATCTCAAAATCTAGGTCCAACCTATCCTTTTGACTTGATTTTTCCTCCGGAGGTCACCTCACCCAGGCGCGTCCACCTGGGCGGCGTGGTTTTCGGAAACCAGCAAACCAGAAGGCTTTCCTAAACCAACAAACCAATACCCCCTCTTTTGGGTATTTTACGGGTCCAACCCGTTGGTAGATCCAAGTCTAAACCTACCCTGTCACTGTAAGAATGTCCAACAAGTTCCCAATTTTGTAATTTGAACAACTGAATAAATAAAATCCTTACCACAGATTTTAGTTCGGATCCCGGTGCCGAGGCGACACAGTGAACTCCCTGGTCCTCTCGCGCTTGGTAGCCAATTTTTGTGCTTAAGATTAGGTGAAAAGCCCCCAAGGCGTCAGCGCTAACGCCTCCCCGGAGTTCCCTGGTGCCTTCCTCAAACACgggatcccggacgagcccccaagaACTGTGGTGGAAAAATAGGATTCAGAGACAGTCAGTCATGGATAGGAACAACGTTTATTTTACTCTGCAGAGGTCGTGTTCCTCCTGTCACTTGAGAGAGTGGGGAGGAAGGCGCGCCCGAGTACAGCAAACGACAGTCTTTATACCTATTCTACTAGCCTgctactcagacacacacaggcagtaatGAGCTAATACAATTTCAGTACCTTTTCATTCCGTATTAGGGAGTTGTTTTCCTTCCTTTGCTGTATTTTCCTTATCTTCCTCATTCAGCCAGTTTTAATCAGTCTCCCCGCTTCTGTAGTTTCTCAACCACCCCCTTGTGCAGCTGCTCAACCTTGAGTTTTAATCATTTTAGTTCCTCCTTATTGAACTAGCCCAAGCTTGGCCATCCTGACCAGTGGTCTGCTTTATTCTTTATGTTAAAattttccattacacactgcatcaAACCATGAGATACTTGAACAAGTGATCAAAGATTAGGAGATAAAGAAGTGGAGCACGGTtatgtttagggagggaaattcCAGCGCTATGGATGGAGTTAGCTGAAGATATGGCTGCAAATGGTGGGCTGAATGAATCAGAATTAGAACCGAGTTCTCGGAGGACTGCAAGGCTGAAATTGATAGATACGGGGAAGGGCAAGACAATGGTGGCATTAGAACACgaggagaattttaaatttgatatGTTGCTTAAGCAGGAGAAAGGGATGGAGCATTGGTCAAGCATCATTGGTGAACATGAATTGGTCAGAGTTACAAAACGTATGCATGACAGGACGTTGAGTCTGGTGGTTGCAAGTTAGTTTTCGCAGCAGATGAACTGTGGTTCTTCAAAAAACTTAAAGCAATAATAAATTAAGGTGCCCATTGAATGTAATTTTATGTGGCCCGTCGCTTTTCCAGTAGGTGGATGGGCTGATTGGTCAGGCACTCTTTGTTTTAGTTGGAACCTTGATTCGGGGCAGGTGAAATGCCGGCCGaaataaaaaaaattttaaagTCTGGGAACTTAGGGATGTGCTGCCTGGACACTCTTGCAGTGTTTCTCCATTACATTTTGTTTTTCCAGAGGTGTAGCTCCCTGCCACAGCTCCGCAGAGGCTGTCCCCCCCTGAGGAAGCACATTACGAGCACCCAACCTGCACCCTCCCTTTTCCCGCCAAACATTGATCAAGAATTTTGCTCCAACGTATTACAAAATGACAACATGACAATGTAGAAAAGTGAACATTTGATCTGCAACAATCCTTGGTTATCAAAATTTCAAGTCACAAGCAGAAATTGCTACTAGCAAATATGGTGTTAAACATTTACGTGAATAACTGACAAAAAGAGCCACTATTTTACCAACCTATTACACAAAATTACTTTATTTGTAAATGAACGAGTGCTCATTTTATTGACTAGCAACTTAGTAGTGATGCGGTTCAAAGCCAGGATTTAAATTTTGAAAACTTTACCCCCACACATCTTACACAACAAAATATTTTTATAGCCACAATGTCCACACAAATTTATGCCACATGTACAATGGAACTTTATAGCTAAATCTCTACAAAGCTCACAGTTTGGATTTGTTTTTAATACATCTGCATATGATGGCTGCTTTAAGTCACTCTGAGAGGCTTCAGCATTTCTCAGACATGTCAAACCTTCAGCACCAAAAAATCTAAGGGAATGACCATCATACTGTTTCATATGGTCACACAGAATGGTGTGCACTGTGTGACATGTTTCACAACAGAAGTGAGCAGATTCACCATTATCAAGGCAGCCATGCAGTT
The nucleotide sequence above comes from Mustelus asterias chromosome 4, sMusAst1.hap1.1, whole genome shotgun sequence. Encoded proteins:
- the LOC144492531 gene encoding uncharacterized protein LOC144492531 isoform X3, giving the protein MAPPQGQGVQVGPAPQSPQGRTGPPPYSEPPPALPSASTAHGIRLYPDIDSPVSHHTRSKVAEGSKVAPPNALKSSEDEEEKDEVLDSVLTAPMVEVAGPNGAPVLVHRPWTMKDIGCAYEQLPDPRETGGQKFAEEVRRFCLEFRPASQEMRRLLGRKLGADISKIRYNRLNENVQARQVQQDHDDNVPYNTFVTGLVDACQTAFPVRMDMTKIAMCKQRDGETMSQYLTRLTEIHNAHSGLTAPADMNAAEVTPYEAHLRNSFMNALHEDIAKIVRNTCIKWDTGKLNLIEQHAIHAEKLLVQEKAKRNKKREDQTQQAQLTMMQMVSQTSERGRGRGRARGRGRGRARGRGGRGRGRNDGCFTCGSKDHWARDCPTKEKKGPRDNGKEADGAD
- the LOC144492531 gene encoding uncharacterized protein LOC144492531 isoform X1; amino-acid sequence: MAPPQGQGVQVGPAPQSPQGRTGPPPYSEPPPALPSASTAHGIRLYPDIDSPVSHHTRSKVAEGSKVAPPNALKSSEDEEEKDEVLDSVLTAPMVEVAGPNGAPVLVHRPWTMKDIGCAYEQLPDPRETGGQKFAEEVRRFCLEFRPASQEMRRLLGRKLGADISKIRYNRLNENVQARQVQQDHDDNVPYNTFVTGLVDACQTAFPVRMDMTKIAMCKQRDGETMSQYLTRLTEIHNAHSGLTAPADMNAAEVTPYEAHLRNSFMNALHEDIAKIVRNTCIKWDTGKLNLIEQHAIHAEKLLVQEKAKRNKKREDQTQQAQLTMMQMVSQTSERGRGRGRARGRGRGRARGRGGRGRGRNDGCFTCGSKDHWARDCPTKEKKGPRDNVLSQVQAQVKEALPRPTEGKLHDLRPGEWVVIKDFRRKSWKARRWLGPFQVLLVTQTAVKVAERSTWVHASHCKRVPELQQAPDEAT
- the LOC144492531 gene encoding uncharacterized protein LOC144492531 isoform X2 — protein: MAPPQGQGVQVGPAPQSPQGRTGPPPYSEPPPALPSASTAHGIRLYPDIDSPVSHHTRSKVAEGSKVAPPNALKSSEDEEEKDEVLDSVLTAPMVEVAGPNGAPVLVHRPWTMKDIGCAYEQLPDPRETGGQKFAEEVRRFCLEFRPASQEMRRLLGRKLGADISKIRYNRLNENVQARQVQQDHDDNVPYNTFVTGLVDACQTAFPVRMDMTKIAMCKQRDGETMSQYLTRLTEIHNAHSGLTAPADMNAAEVTPYEAHLRNSFMNALHEDIAKIVRNTCIKWDTGKLNLIEQHAIHAEKLLVQEKAKRNKKREDQTQQAQLTMMQMVSQTSERGRGRGRARGRGRGRARGRGGRGRGRNDGCFTCGSKDHWARDCPTKEKKGPRDNDHWEKKELEEK